A stretch of the Pirellulales bacterium genome encodes the following:
- a CDS encoding leucyl aminopeptidase — translation MPSPITTPLATTAADAIVVGIFSDSPLAGPAAEADRAIGGLLSKLIERKEITGKRFELTTLLAPSGIAARQLLVVGTGDRAKFDAGTAHRVAAAAARHLAGKARARVAFFFGDGGADCSQPAAMAITEAAVAGAIVGSQGQDLYKAEKKRTPPGELLWSGGDEEAVRRGQILGESVNLTRRLVNEPPHDMYPESFAAEAEKVAKESGLAIEVWDQPRLERERCGSLLAVARGSYRPPRLVILRYNGAAKDAPLLAWVGKGVTFDSGGLSLKTPDGMLTMKCDMAGAATVLGAMRAVAKLKLPVNIVGLMGLVENMTGSAAYKLGDVLTARNGRTIEVHNTDAEGRLVLADVLCVTVETGAAKIIDLATLTGACVVALGTDVAGLMTNDQPWCDAILAAARTAGEPAWQLPMFPEFDEQIKGEVADIKNVGEGRWGGAITAAKFLEQFVEKKSWTHMDIAGPAYNDKPKPWTDGGGSGAMLRTLVEVARDWTG, via the coding sequence ATGCCCTCTCCCATTACCACTCCGCTTGCCACAACCGCCGCCGATGCAATTGTCGTCGGCATCTTTTCCGATTCGCCGCTCGCCGGCCCAGCCGCCGAGGCCGATCGTGCCATCGGTGGATTGCTTTCCAAGCTCATCGAGCGGAAGGAGATCACCGGCAAGCGATTCGAGTTGACGACGCTGTTGGCCCCCTCCGGCATCGCCGCACGGCAATTGCTCGTGGTCGGCACCGGTGATCGCGCGAAATTCGACGCCGGCACGGCCCATCGTGTCGCCGCCGCCGCCGCCCGGCATCTCGCCGGCAAAGCTCGCGCGCGGGTCGCATTCTTTTTCGGAGACGGCGGCGCCGATTGTTCGCAGCCCGCCGCCATGGCGATCACCGAAGCCGCCGTGGCCGGGGCGATCGTCGGCAGCCAAGGGCAAGATCTATACAAGGCCGAGAAGAAACGCACGCCGCCGGGCGAATTGCTTTGGTCGGGCGGCGATGAAGAGGCCGTTCGCCGCGGGCAGATTTTGGGCGAAAGCGTGAACCTCACGCGCCGGCTCGTGAACGAACCGCCGCACGATATGTATCCCGAATCGTTCGCCGCCGAAGCCGAAAAGGTGGCAAAAGAGTCCGGCCTCGCGATCGAAGTCTGGGACCAGCCGCGATTGGAGCGCGAGCGATGCGGCTCGCTGCTGGCGGTCGCCCGCGGTTCATATCGCCCGCCGCGATTGGTGATTCTGCGCTACAACGGCGCGGCGAAAGACGCGCCGCTGTTGGCGTGGGTCGGGAAGGGTGTGACGTTCGATTCCGGCGGCCTGTCGCTGAAAACGCCCGACGGCATGCTCACCATGAAGTGCGACATGGCCGGCGCGGCCACGGTGCTCGGCGCGATGCGAGCCGTGGCCAAGTTGAAATTGCCCGTAAACATCGTCGGCCTGATGGGCCTGGTCGAAAACATGACCGGCTCAGCCGCTTATAAGCTGGGCGACGTGCTCACCGCCCGCAACGGCCGCACGATCGAAGTACACAACACCGACGCCGAGGGCCGGCTCGTGCTGGCCGACGTGCTGTGTGTGACGGTCGAAACCGGCGCGGCGAAGATCATCGATCTGGCGACGCTCACCGGCGCGTGCGTCGTGGCCCTGGGCACGGATGTGGCCGGCCTGATGACGAACGATCAGCCTTGGTGCGACGCGATTCTGGCCGCGGCCCGCACGGCAGGCGAACCGGCCTGGCAATTGCCGATGTTTCCGGAGTTCGACGAGCAGATCAAGGGCGAGGTGGCCGACATCAAAAACGTCGGCGAAGGCCGCTGGGGCGGCGCGATCACGGCCGCGAAATTCCTGGAACAATTCGTCGAAAAAAAGTCCTGGACGCACATGGACATCGCCGGCCCGGCCTACAACGACAAACCGAAACCCTGGACCGACGGCGGCGGCAGCGGCGCAATGCTAAGAACACTGGTGGAAGTGGCGCGGGACTGGACGGGCTGA
- a CDS encoding UbiD family decarboxylase, with protein sequence MSYRTLRQCIDDLAATGRLVRIEQEIDAELEAAEIQRRVYRAGGPAIYFARVKGCRFPMVGNLFGTIERMRYLFRDTLDSVQRLIEMKIDPAAAMRRPFSALATMWTARRMLPRSVRRGPVLSGTTTIGELPQLRSWPCDGGAFITWPLVYTEDPDRPGFPRSNLGVYRVQLSGGQYQPNAEVGLHYQIHRGIGIHHAAAIRRGEPLRANIFVGGAPAMTVAAVMPLPEGLSELGFAGALGGRRVPMIRRPGGLPIYAQADFCITGTVEPNRRLPEGPFGDHLGYYSLEHDFPVLRVERVYHRPDAIWPFTVVGRPPQEDTVFGQFIHELTGSIVPTLLPGVRAVQAVDAAGVHPLLLAIGSERYTPYDERRRPQELLTQANAILGQGQMSLAKYLWIVSGGDDPQLDIRDVGKFLCHALARVDWRRDLHFQTCTTIDTLDYSGTALNEGSKLVIAAAGPAVRTLPTELPADLRVSASKDGGRGDGSRGGAVSSASGFRNPRLCLPGVLAMEGPKFSVETGDTRLALQRFCTAFTPDDAINRFPLVVIVDDSEFTAASLANFLWVTFTRSNPAADVYGIGEFTQQKHWGCRGSLVIDARTKPHHAPPLVEDPAVSRRVDQLAASGGPLHGVI encoded by the coding sequence ATGTCCTACCGCACGCTGCGCCAGTGCATCGACGATCTTGCGGCGACGGGGCGGCTCGTGCGCATCGAGCAAGAAATCGACGCCGAGCTCGAAGCGGCCGAGATTCAGCGGCGCGTATATCGGGCCGGGGGGCCGGCGATTTATTTCGCCCGCGTCAAAGGCTGCCGGTTTCCGATGGTCGGCAATCTGTTCGGCACGATCGAACGGATGCGCTACCTGTTTCGCGATACGCTCGATTCGGTGCAGCGGCTGATCGAAATGAAAATCGATCCCGCCGCGGCAATGCGCCGGCCCTTCTCGGCATTGGCGACGATGTGGACCGCGCGGCGGATGTTGCCGCGCTCAGTGCGGCGCGGGCCGGTGCTTTCCGGCACGACCACAATCGGCGAATTGCCGCAGTTGCGCTCTTGGCCTTGCGACGGCGGAGCGTTTATCACCTGGCCGCTGGTTTACACCGAAGATCCTGATCGGCCCGGCTTTCCGCGGTCGAATCTGGGCGTGTATCGTGTGCAGCTTTCCGGCGGGCAATATCAGCCGAATGCCGAAGTCGGGCTGCACTATCAAATCCATCGCGGCATCGGCATACACCATGCCGCGGCGATTCGACGCGGCGAGCCGCTGCGCGCGAATATCTTCGTCGGCGGGGCGCCGGCGATGACCGTGGCGGCCGTGATGCCGCTGCCGGAAGGATTGTCGGAGCTCGGCTTTGCCGGGGCGCTCGGCGGGCGGCGCGTGCCGATGATCCGCCGGCCCGGCGGGCTGCCGATCTATGCGCAGGCCGATTTCTGCATCACCGGCACCGTCGAGCCGAATCGCCGTTTGCCTGAGGGACCATTTGGCGATCATTTGGGCTACTACAGCCTCGAGCACGATTTTCCCGTGCTGCGGGTCGAACGGGTTTATCATCGGCCGGATGCGATTTGGCCGTTCACGGTCGTCGGCCGGCCGCCGCAGGAAGACACGGTGTTCGGCCAATTCATCCACGAACTGACCGGCTCGATCGTGCCGACGCTATTGCCGGGCGTTCGGGCCGTGCAGGCGGTCGATGCGGCCGGTGTGCATCCGCTCCTATTGGCCATCGGCAGCGAACGCTACACGCCGTACGACGAGCGCCGCCGGCCGCAAGAATTGCTCACGCAAGCCAACGCGATTTTGGGGCAAGGGCAGATGTCGCTCGCCAAATACTTGTGGATCGTGTCGGGCGGCGACGATCCGCAGTTGGATATTCGCGATGTCGGCAAATTCTTGTGCCACGCGCTGGCCCGGGTCGATTGGCGCCGCGATTTGCATTTTCAAACCTGCACGACCATCGACACGCTCGACTATTCCGGCACGGCGCTGAACGAAGGCTCGAAGCTGGTGATCGCGGCGGCGGGGCCGGCCGTGCGCACGCTTCCGACCGAGCTGCCGGCCGATTTGCGCGTGTCGGCGAGCAAAGATGGGGGGCGCGGAGATGGCTCGCGCGGCGGTGCGGTTTCAAGTGCCTCGGGATTCCGCAACCCGCGGCTCTGCTTGCCGGGAGTGCTGGCGATGGAAGGGCCGAAATTTTCCGTCGAGACGGGCGACACGCGGTTGGCGCTCCAACGATTTTGCACCGCATTTACGCCCGACGACGCGATCAATCGCTTCCCGCTGGTGGTGATCGTCGACGATAGCGAATTCACCGCCGCGTCGCTGGCGAATTTTCTGTGGGTGACGTTCACGCGCAGCAATCCAGCGGCGGATGTTTATGGCATCGGTGAATTCACGCAGCAGAAGCATTGGGGTTGCCGGGGATCGCTGGTGATCGACGCGCGAACGAAGCCGCATCATGCGCCGCCGCTGGTGGAGGACCCGGCCGTGAGCCGCCGCGTGGATCAGCTCGCGGCCAGCGGCGGCCCGCTGCATGGGGTCATTTGA
- a CDS encoding prepilin peptidase: MDEIIHWILRLGWLLGVWLFAFGAAVGSFLNVVVYRLPAGKSLVRPGSSCPACGHPIRWYHNIPILSWLVLRGRCYDCGTKISARYPLVELAGGLLFVGLAAVEVWPAAAKAAGLPAFMPHASGADIVARYCYHLWLLATLLGAALIERDGHAVPRRMVFLGAVVGLAVAIGWPAVQPEFGHVLPLTWNVAARWSGFAASGAGGLTGLLAGWIFGLVATPSSKNLPALQQRLTEVGRPDAATLACVGTFFGWQGAVLVGLTATFVWLMIDSRRNRPHRGKKQGLRWGWTALVLLAAIGWILLTRAWYDRPARWMQGEMPMNSMQFNRR, from the coding sequence ATGGACGAAATCATCCACTGGATCTTGCGATTGGGTTGGCTGCTCGGGGTGTGGCTGTTTGCGTTCGGGGCGGCGGTGGGGAGTTTTTTGAATGTCGTCGTGTATCGGCTGCCGGCCGGGAAAAGTCTCGTGCGGCCGGGATCGAGTTGCCCGGCTTGCGGCCATCCGATCCGCTGGTATCACAATATCCCGATCCTCAGTTGGCTCGTGCTTCGCGGGCGGTGCTACGATTGTGGAACAAAGATTTCGGCTCGCTATCCGCTGGTGGAACTTGCCGGCGGATTGTTGTTCGTCGGCCTGGCGGCGGTCGAGGTTTGGCCGGCCGCGGCGAAGGCTGCCGGGTTGCCCGCATTCATGCCGCACGCCAGCGGAGCCGACATCGTCGCCCGCTATTGTTACCACCTTTGGCTGCTGGCGACGCTTTTGGGCGCGGCGTTGATCGAGCGCGATGGCCATGCGGTACCGCGGCGGATGGTGTTTCTCGGCGCGGTTGTCGGGCTGGCGGTCGCGATTGGTTGGCCGGCGGTGCAGCCCGAGTTTGGCCATGTGTTGCCGCTCACTTGGAACGTGGCTGCGCGGTGGTCGGGTTTCGCGGCGTCGGGAGCCGGCGGGTTGACGGGTCTTTTGGCCGGATGGATTTTTGGACTGGTGGCCACCCCGTCGAGCAAGAATCTACCGGCGCTACAGCAGCGGCTGACGGAAGTCGGCCGGCCCGATGCAGCGACGCTGGCCTGCGTGGGGACTTTTTTCGGCTGGCAAGGGGCCGTGCTCGTGGGCCTGACGGCAACCTTCGTGTGGCTGATGATCGACTCACGGCGAAATCGGCCGCACCGAGGAAAAAAGCAAGGGCTGCGATGGGGGTGGACCGCCCTTGTGCTACTGGCCGCGATCGGATGGATCCTGCTGACGCGCGCTTGGTACGATCGGCCGGCGCGATGGATGCAAGGGGAAATGCCGATGAACTCGATGCAATTCAATCGGCGATGA